TTCTTATTACAGGAGAAGCAAAACCTGACTTAAGCTGATGAAACTCTTCGAGCAAACCTTTGTGATCACGGAGAATCCAAAGGAGACGGTTTTTGAGACTAATGTAGTTTATACAACCATATCGATAAGAGTCAATCCCACAGCAGAATCGATTGAAGATGCATGTTTCATCATCGGCCTGTTTCAGTTTCTTCATGAACTCTAAGATTCCTTGAGTCTCTTCATCCGAATAATCAGTCAGAGTTTGATAAAACAAGTC
This region of Brassica napus cultivar Da-Ae chromosome C5, Da-Ae, whole genome shotgun sequence genomic DNA includes:
- the LOC106398008 gene encoding uncharacterized protein LOC106398008, giving the protein MRNCKKRPRPPTRSQGRPSRDLFYQTLTDYSDEETQGILEFMKKLKQADDETCIFNRFCCGIDSYRYGCINYISLKNRLLWILRDHKGLLEEFHQLKSGFASPVIRNNEKKKEKAESDMERTVGFLKKIELCTKRL